The Pirellulales bacterium genome includes the window ATTCGGTCTCGCGGACCTCGCGCGTTCGCGTGACCGTCTTGCCGTTCTCGATCACGGTGTACGTTTCCGTGCGATACCAATACTCGCCGATCTGCGAACTCCAGCGGCTCTCCGCCAACATCGAGAACGACCAGAACGGCAGATAGACGCCGCGGAGCTTTTCTTGGATTTGAGCCGTTTTCAAATCGCCCGGACGAAACCAGCCATTCTGCCGCAGCCAAGACTGAAACTTCTCGACGGCATCGGTCGGTGATACCGCAAATCCGACTACGAACTCCGGCCGCTGCCGATTCGATTCGGTTGCCGGCAGTTCGAGCACGTAGGTGGAATCGCAAAACGGGCAGGTGATGCTCCGCTGGCCGGGATCGACGTTGATCTCCGCGCTGCAATTCTGGCAGCGGAAATGTTTCTGTTCGACGGCCGGCGCGGCTGGCTCGACCTCTTGCACGGTTCCGCAAGCGTGGCAGAATTTATCTCCCGCCTCGACCAATCCGCCGCAAACCTTGCACGGTTTACCGGTGGGGTGGGCCGACTCGCCCAACTCCGGCGCAGCCGCCGCGGGCCTCGGCACCGTCATTACCGCTGCGTCATCCGCCATCGCATGATCTCCGCTTGTGCGTCCAGAGTCCCCAGCCCCAATTACTATATCGCTCACTATTTGACGAGTTGGATTTACGCGTGGCCGACGCTGCCAGCGTCGGTGCGGACGCTAGCAGCGTCCGCTACGAACTCGGCAACCCGCCGCTGACAGTCCCCTAGCCCCGAGCCCCTTCCCTCTGCTGTTGATACACCACGGCGATCACCTCCTGCACGTCCTTGAACTTCTTCTTCGTCGCCAGCGCCGCGTCGATCAGCCGGCGAGCGTCGCTCTCGCTATGGCCGAGGGTCCGCAGGGCCTCGAACGTCTCGCTCACCACGTCGTGCGGCACGTCGGCGGCCGTCGGTCCCTCGCGCGAGACGAGCAAGGCGAATTTCGGCATCCGCCGGCGCAGCTTGGCCACGATCCGCTCCGAAGTGGCCGGGCCGATGCCGGGGAGCGTTGACAGCGTTTTGACATCTTGCTCCTCGATCGCCGTGGCCACCTCGCGCACCGGCCGAACCATCGCCCGCAGTGCCTTCTTTACTCCCACACCATCTACTTCGCAGAACAGGTCAAAAAATTCCCTTTCGACCGCCGTCAAAAATCCGATTAGCCGCGGCGTCAGCCGGCCATGCATCGGGTTGCCTTCCAGATAGTCGATCGTGTGCAAGCTGATTTCTCGCCCCACTTCGTTCTGCAATTGTCGCCGCGCGAATTCGGGAATCAGCACTTCGTATTCGAACGGCCCGACTTTGAGGACCAGCTCGTCCACGTCAACTCGCAGCAGTTGGCCGGTGATTTTGGTGATCAAGGCAGAGACCCTTGCAGGAGCTGCGATTGTCGCTTGCCGAGGTGGTAGTGGCACAGCGCCACCGCCAAGGCATCGGCCACGTCGGGCGGCTCTGGCGGGCGGTCGAGCCGCAGTTCCTTCTCGATGGCTCGCTGCACCTGGCTCTTCGGCGCCCGGCCGTTGCCGGTCAGGATGCGCTTGATCTGCGTGGCGCTATAATGAATGACCGGAATCCCAGCATCGGCCGCCGCCAAACAGATCACCCCGCGAGCGTGCCCCATCAGGATCGACGTCCGCGGATGGTCGTAGTGCGAATAAAGCTGCTCGAGCGCCATCGCGGCCGGCTTGAGCGCCGCGATCACCTCGGCAACTCCCCGATGAATCTCCGCCAATCGGGCCGGCAACTCGCTCGTTTTCTCCGTGCTGCGGACCACGCCCGCCTCGACTAGCCTTGGAGTTCCACGCGTCGCCTCCAGCACGCCGTAGCCGGTGATCGCGAGGCCGGGATCGATGCCGAGAATTAGGGGCGCGGGGCGAGGGATGAGCGGCGAGGGACGCGCAGGCGGAATTGGTCCGTCGTGGAGCTTCTTTGTCACGAAGTGCATTACCGTTGAATTCCGCACGCGCAGCGTGCCATTCTATCCCTCATCCCACGCCCCTCGTCCCTGCCTAGCCCCTCGTCCATTCCGTGCCGCCGGGGCGATCTTCCAACATGACGCCGATTTCGGCGAGCCGCTTGCGGATCCGGTCGGCGGTGGCGAAGTCTTTGTTCTTGCGCGACAATGCGCGAAGCTCGATGAGCAGTTCCATCAGTTGGGCAACCAGGCTATCGTCGCCCGACGATTTCATCTCGACCGGCTTGCGAAACAGACCGAGTGTGACGGCCATCTCGCGGAGCGTCTTCGTCCCCTGAGTCAGAGTGGCCAGCGCGTCCGCGGACGGCTCCGACGTGCCTTCCAGCTTCTCCGCGTCCGCGAACTTGTTCAGCAGTCGCACAAGATCGAACAGCTTGCCGATGGCCGAGCCGGTGTTGAAATCATCGTCCATTGCCTCGAGAAATCGATCCCGAATGTCGACAATCTGCTTCCGCATCGGATCGCTGCCCGGATCGAATTCGCCGCCGGTTCGCGCGGCGGGTTGACCCATCTTGTAGAAACTTTGGCCAATGATTCGCTCGTAGCGCTTGAAAAACCTGTAAAACGCCTCCAAGCTCGTTGCCGTTTCCTCAAGCAACTCTTCACTGTATTGGATCGGGCTGCGGTAGTGGGTGGAAAGCAAGAAGAAACGAATCGTTTCGGGCGAATGCCGGTCGATCAGCTCGCTGAACGGGCTGGCGCCGGTCGATTTGCTGATCTTCTTGGCGGCCTGTTCCGTCGCGGCGTTTGGCGCCGCATCGGCGGCGCGCGTCGTGCGCCCGCCCACTTTGCCAGCCTCGCTCGCCGCCTGCATCAAGCCGTTGTGCAGCCAGTATTTGGCTTGCGGCTTGCCGTGGCAGCATTCGCTCTGGGCAATTTCGTTTTCGTGATGCGGGAAGATGAGATCGAGCCCGCCGCCGTGAAAGTCGAATGTCTCGCCAAGCAGTCTCCGGCTCATCGCCGAGCACTCGATATGCCAGCCGGGCCGCCCCTTTCCCCAAGGGCTATCCCACGACGGCTCGCCCGGCTTGGCGCTCTTCCAGAGTGCGAAATCGGCGGGCGACCGCTTCCGCTCGACCATTTCGCCCCCTTCTCCTTGCATCGTCTCGAGCGTGCGGCGACTGAGCTTGCCGTATTCGTGGTCCTTGCCAACGTCGAAATAAACATCGCCGTCCGAGGCATAGGCAAAATCCTTGTCGATTAGCGTCTGCGTGAGTTGGATGATCTCGTCGATGTTTTCGGTCGCCTTGGGGAAGTGATCGATCGTGTCGATCCCCATCGCTTCGAGGTTCCGCATGTAATCGGCCGTCATTTCGGCCGCGAGTTGCGACATCGGCATATTACGGTTCCGCGACTCGACGATCAGCTTGTCGTCGACGTCGGTAACATTCACGACCCAGGTAACCTGGTAGCCGCAATAGGAGAGATAGCGCTTGATCGCGTCGAAGATCACCGGGCCGACCATGTGCCCGATGTGGCTGGGCTTGTAGACTGTCGGCCCGCAGAGATAGATGCCGACCTTGCCGGGATGGACGGTTTGGAGCGGCTCCTTCGTCTTCGAAAGCGTGCTGTAGACGCGGATTGTCGCCGACGGCGCGGTTGAATTGGAAGCACTCGTATTCGGAATTGGCAGAGTTGTGTTGGGCATATTTGTCTTCGGCTCGTTAAGTTACTTTGGCCAATACGCCGTTCCCTCTCCCTTTGGGAGAGGGTTAGGGTGAGGGGATGCCAAGATAGCCTTTTCGTTCCCGCCCCTCACCCCGGCCCTCTCCCAAAGGGAGAGGGAGGACGAGAACGAGGACCGCTCACATCTCAAAGCCAAATCTTCTGCTCACTTAACCAGTTCTCTTCACCAGCGCGACACACTGTGCGGCAATTGCCTCGCCTCGTCCGACGGCATCAACTCCTTCGCCGGTCTTGGCCTTCAAACCGATTCGATCTGCCGGCAGGCTCAGGATTTCGCCGATCTGGTGGCGGATCGATTCTTTGTAAGGAGTCAGTTTAGGCTGTTCGGCGAAAACGATGCAATCCAGATTGACGATTTCAAACCCAGCGGCCGCTATGCGGTCGCGAACCGCGCGGAGCATTTCGCCTGAGTCGCGGCCGCGATTAGCCGGATCGGTATTGGGAAACAGTTCGCCGATATCCCCTAATGCCGCGGCACCGAGCAAGGCGTCCGTGACCGCGTGCAAGAGCACGTCGGCATCGCTATACCCGACCAAACTATGGTCGTGCGGAACCGCGATGCCCCCCAACCGCAGCGGCCCGCCCGGCGCGAGCCGATGCGTGTCGTGACCGATGCCCACTCGCAATTCTGCCGCCCGTTGCTCTCCCATCGCGCGGATTATAGTAGGGGCAAGGGGCGAGGGGCTAGGGGTGAGGGGCGAGGGAAAGAGACAATCGGCGACGTGCCGATCCGGCCGCTTGCGCGTCCCCTCGTCCCTCTCCCCTAGTCCCTCGCCCCTGTTCACATATAATCTGCTCATGCCGACGATCGAAATTGCCGGACTCACCAAATCGTATCGCGTCTACCAAAAGCAAGAGGGGCTGCGGGCCTCGATTCGCGGCCTGTTTCACCGTCAGTATAAGCACGTTCACGCCGTTCGCGGCATCGATTTGACGGTCGAGCAGGGAGAATTCGTCGCCTTCCTGGGACCGAACGGCGCCGGCAAGACCACGACGCTCAAGCTGCTCTCAGGCGTCATCACGCCGACCTCCGGCTCTGCGCGAGTCCTCGGGCATGTGCCGTGGCTGCGCGAGAATGCGTATCGCCGTCGTTTCGCCCTGGTGATGGGGCAGAAGAACCAATTGTGGTGGGACCTGCCGGCCCAGGAGTCGTTTCGCCTCCATCAAGAGATCTACCGCATCGAGCCGGCCGACTTCGACCGCGTTCGCGATGAGTTGACCGACCTGCTCAAAGTCCGCCCGCTGCTGCGGCAGCCGGTGCGCGAATTGTCGCTCGGCGAGCGGATGAAGATGGAGTTGATTGCCGCGCTCTTGCATTCGCCCGAGGTGCTATTTCTCGACGAGCCGACGATCGGGCTGGACGTAATCGCCCAGCACAATATCCAAACCTTTCTGCGGCATTATCAGCAATTGCGTCGAATCACGATCCTGCTCACCAGCCACTACATGAAGGACGTCGCTGCGCTTTGCCGCCGCGTTGTGATCATCGCCGGCGGGCGGATCATGTACGACGGCTCGCTCTCGGGCATCGTCGATCGCTTTAGCAGCCACAAAATTGTTACGCTCCAATGGGCCGAGGACCACCAGCCGGGCGATCTCTCGCGATATGGCGAAGTGCTCGACGGCGCGGCCCCCAAGTCGCGGCTGCGAATCCGCCGCGATCTGGTGCCCGACGTGCTGGCTGGGATTCTGGCGAACCATCCGGTCGAAGACGTGAGCGTCGAAGACCCGCCATTGGAAGAAGTGATTGCCGAGATGTTTTCGTTGGCCGATGAAGAGGCGGCGGGACTCGAACAAGAACTTGCCAATGCGCAAGCGCGAACTTCAAAGCCGTAGGGTGCGTCAAGTCCGCGCAGACGCACCTGAGTCTGGCGCAGCCCTTGAAATGCTCGTTCCCAGGCTCTGCCTGGGAACGCGCTGCTTCGCAGGCTCTGCCTGCCACGTAGTGCTCGTGGACTTCGAACAAGGACAATCGCGAGGCAGAGCCTCGCATGTAGGGAGTTACCAGGCAGAGCCTGGGACCTAGGGAATATGTCATCATCTCCGACCATTCCGTCGACCGCCGCCCATCTGCCCGACGGCATTATCGCCCGGCTCTACACCTGGCGGACGATCCTGCGAATCAGCATCGAGGAGCGGCTGATCTACCGGGGCGACTTCATGCTCGGCACGCTGATGCGGTTCCTACCGATGGTCGCGCAGATCTTTTTATGGAGCGCCGTGTTCGCGGCAGTCGCGCCGGCGGCCTCGCAAGCGCCGGGCGCCGCCGGCGATTCAGCGCCAATGATCGCCGGCTTTCGATTCACCGATTTCATCGCCTATTATCTGCTGGCGATGATTGGCCGGGCGTTTTCCAGCATGCCGGGCCTCGCCACAGGAATCGCCAACAGTATTCGCGATGGCACGATCAAGAAATATCTAATTCAGCCGGTCGATATGATCGGCTTTCTGCTCTTGCAGCGAGTGGCGCACAAGCTGGTCTACTACATGGTGGCGATCCTGCCGTTCGCCCTGGTGTTTTATCTCTGCCGCGGCTATTTCGAGACGGGCTGGCCTGACGCCGGCACGTTTTTGGCCTTCCTGGCCTCGCTCGTCATGGCGTTTTTGCTCGGATACTACCTCGAGACGGCGATCGGCTTGGTCGGGTTCTGGTTTCTCGAGGTGAGTTCGTTCCTGTTCATCTACATGCTCATCTCATTTTTCCTTTCAGGGCAGATGTTTCCGCTAGCGATGCTCGACAAATTCACGATCGCCGGCTCGGTCAGCTTTGGCGACGTTGTCCGCTGCACACCGCTGCAATACCTGGCCTACTTCCCCGCGACCGTTTTTCTGGGCAAAGTTCAGGGGGCGCGATTGATCTGGGGTCTCGTGGCCGAACTAGGCTGGCTCGTATTCTTCATTATCCTTTGCCGCGTCGGTTTCAATCGCGGAGTGAGGAGATACAGTGCGTTCGGTGGATAATCCGAGATCGAACAAATGGCGGGCGCACTCGTTCCCAGGCTCTGCCTGGGAACGCACTGCCCGGCAGGCTCTGCCTGCCATGCGGCGCCAGTCGACATCGAACACACCCGATCGCGAGGCAGAGCC containing:
- a CDS encoding zinc ribbon domain-containing protein, encoding MADDAAVMTVPRPAAAAPELGESAHPTGKPCKVCGGLVEAGDKFCHACGTVQEVEPAAPAVEQKHFRCQNCSAEINVDPGQRSITCPFCDSTYVLELPATESNRQRPEFVVGFAVSPTDAVEKFQSWLRQNGWFRPGDLKTAQIQEKLRGVYLPFWSFSMLAESRWSSQIGEYWYRTETYTVIENGKTVTRTREVRETEWWNLSGQHHNYYSGYLVSGSKGLPQTYAERIKPFRLESLKRYQPYFLAGWLSEEYSIAEDAALELCKQEFSRWEQQNVASFLPGDTQSGTTVETEFSHVNSDLILLPVYLLTYRYRDTIYRFLVNGQTGKTCGDKPFSGLRIGIAIGMAVLLILIIWLLFYLRGH
- the cysS gene encoding cysteine--tRNA ligase; the protein is MPNTTLPIPNTSASNSTAPSATIRVYSTLSKTKEPLQTVHPGKVGIYLCGPTVYKPSHIGHMVGPVIFDAIKRYLSYCGYQVTWVVNVTDVDDKLIVESRNRNMPMSQLAAEMTADYMRNLEAMGIDTIDHFPKATENIDEIIQLTQTLIDKDFAYASDGDVYFDVGKDHEYGKLSRRTLETMQGEGGEMVERKRSPADFALWKSAKPGEPSWDSPWGKGRPGWHIECSAMSRRLLGETFDFHGGGLDLIFPHHENEIAQSECCHGKPQAKYWLHNGLMQAASEAGKVGGRTTRAADAAPNAATEQAAKKISKSTGASPFSELIDRHSPETIRFFLLSTHYRSPIQYSEELLEETATSLEAFYRFFKRYERIIGQSFYKMGQPAARTGGEFDPGSDPMRKQIVDIRDRFLEAMDDDFNTGSAIGKLFDLVRLLNKFADAEKLEGTSEPSADALATLTQGTKTLREMAVTLGLFRKPVEMKSSGDDSLVAQLMELLIELRALSRKNKDFATADRIRKRLAEIGVMLEDRPGGTEWTRG
- a CDS encoding ABC transporter ATP-binding protein, with the protein product MPTIEIAGLTKSYRVYQKQEGLRASIRGLFHRQYKHVHAVRGIDLTVEQGEFVAFLGPNGAGKTTTLKLLSGVITPTSGSARVLGHVPWLRENAYRRRFALVMGQKNQLWWDLPAQESFRLHQEIYRIEPADFDRVRDELTDLLKVRPLLRQPVRELSLGERMKMELIAALLHSPEVLFLDEPTIGLDVIAQHNIQTFLRHYQQLRRITILLTSHYMKDVAALCRRVVIIAGGRIMYDGSLSGIVDRFSSHKIVTLQWAEDHQPGDLSRYGEVLDGAAPKSRLRIRRDLVPDVLAGILANHPVEDVSVEDPPLEEVIAEMFSLADEEAAGLEQELANAQARTSKP
- the ruvA gene encoding Holliday junction branch migration protein RuvA; translation: MITKITGQLLRVDVDELVLKVGPFEYEVLIPEFARRQLQNEVGREISLHTIDYLEGNPMHGRLTPRLIGFLTAVEREFFDLFCEVDGVGVKKALRAMVRPVREVATAIEEQDVKTLSTLPGIGPATSERIVAKLRRRMPKFALLVSREGPTAADVPHDVVSETFEALRTLGHSESDARRLIDAALATKKKFKDVQEVIAVVYQQQREGARG
- the ispF gene encoding 2-C-methyl-D-erythritol 2,4-cyclodiphosphate synthase, which produces MSRLYVNRGEGLGERDEGTRKRPDRHVADCLFPSPLTPSPSPLAPTIIRAMGEQRAAELRVGIGHDTHRLAPGGPLRLGGIAVPHDHSLVGYSDADVLLHAVTDALLGAAALGDIGELFPNTDPANRGRDSGEMLRAVRDRIAAAGFEIVNLDCIVFAEQPKLTPYKESIRHQIGEILSLPADRIGLKAKTGEGVDAVGRGEAIAAQCVALVKRTG
- a CDS encoding ABC-2 family transporter protein encodes the protein MSSSPTIPSTAAHLPDGIIARLYTWRTILRISIEERLIYRGDFMLGTLMRFLPMVAQIFLWSAVFAAVAPAASQAPGAAGDSAPMIAGFRFTDFIAYYLLAMIGRAFSSMPGLATGIANSIRDGTIKKYLIQPVDMIGFLLLQRVAHKLVYYMVAILPFALVFYLCRGYFETGWPDAGTFLAFLASLVMAFLLGYYLETAIGLVGFWFLEVSSFLFIYMLISFFLSGQMFPLAMLDKFTIAGSVSFGDVVRCTPLQYLAYFPATVFLGKVQGARLIWGLVAELGWLVFFIILCRVGFNRGVRRYSAFGG
- a CDS encoding crossover junction endodeoxyribonuclease RuvC; this encodes MDPGLAITGYGVLEATRGTPRLVEAGVVRSTEKTSELPARLAEIHRGVAEVIAALKPAAMALEQLYSHYDHPRTSILMGHARGVICLAAADAGIPVIHYSATQIKRILTGNGRAPKSQVQRAIEKELRLDRPPEPPDVADALAVALCHYHLGKRQSQLLQGSLP